The Meriones unguiculatus strain TT.TT164.6M chromosome 1, Bangor_MerUng_6.1, whole genome shotgun sequence genome has a segment encoding these proteins:
- the Pum2 gene encoding pumilio homolog 2 isoform X6: MNHDFQALALESRGMGELLPTKKFWEPDDSTKDGQKGIFLGDDEWRETAWGTSHHSMSQPIMVQRRSGQSFHGNSEVNAILSPRSESGGLGVSMVEYVLSSSPADKLDSRFRKGTFGTRDAETDGPEKGDQKGKASPFEEDQNRDLKQDDEDSKINGRGLPNGMDADCKDFNRTPGSRQASPTEVVERLGPGTNPPEGLGPLPNPTVNKPLVEEFSNPETQNLDAMDQVGLDSLQFDYPGNQVPMDSSGATVGLFDYNSQQQLFQRTNALTVQQLTAAQQQQYALAAAQQPHIAGVFSAGLAPAAFVPNPYIISAAPPGTDPYTAAGLAAAATLAGPAVVPPQYYGVPWGVYPANLFQQQAAAAANSTANQQAASQAQPGQQQVLRPGAGQRPITPSQGQQGQQAESLAAAAAANPTLAFGQGLAAGMPGYQVLAPTAYYDQTGALVVGPGARTGLGAPVRLMAPTPVLISSAAAQAAAAAAAGGNASSLTGSTNGLFRPIGTQPPQQQQQQQPSTNLQSNSFYGSSSLTNSSQSSSLFSHGPGQPGSTSLGFGSGSSLGAAIGSALSGFGSSGGLTNGSGRYISAAPGAEAKYRSASSTSSLFSSSSQLFPPSRLRYNRSDIMPSGRSRLLEDFRNNRFPNLQLRDLIGHIVEFSQDQHGSRFIQQKLERATPAERQMVFNEILQAAYQLMTDVFGNYVIQKFFEFGSLDQKLALATRIRGHVLPLALQMYGCRVIQKALESISSDQQVISEMVKELDGHVLKCVKDQNGNHVVQKCIECVQPQSLQFIIDAFKGQVFVLSTHPYGCRVIQRILEHCTAEQTLPILEELHQHTEQLVQDQYGNYVIQHVLEHGRPEDKSKIVSEIRGKVLALSQHKFASNVVEKCVTHASRAERALLIDEVCCQNDGPHSALYTMMKDQYANYVVQKMIDMAEPAQRKIIMHKIRPHITTLRKYTYGKHILAKLEKYYLKNSPDLGPIGGPPNGML, from the exons ATCATTCAATGTCCCAGCCTATTATGGTACAGAGAAGATCTGGACAGAGTTTTCATGGAAACAGTGAAGTAAATGCAATTCTTTCTCCGCGCTCAGAAAGTGGAGGCCTTGGTGTGAGCATGGTAGAATATGTATTAAGTTCCTCTCCTGCTGATAAATTGGATTCTCGATTTAGGAAGGGAACTTTT GGTACTAGAGATGCtgaaacagatggacctgagaAAGGAGATCAAAAAGGCAAGGCTTCTCCATTTGAGGAGGACCAAAACAGAGATCTTAAACAAGATGATGAGGACTCTAAAATAAATGGCAGAGGTTTGCCAAATGGAATGGATGCCGATTGCAAAGATTTTAA tCGTACTCCTGGAAGTCGTCAAGCCTCTCCAACTGAAGTAGTTGAGCGCCTTGGCCCCGGTACTAATCCCCCAGAAGGATTGGGTCCTCTTCCTAATCCGACAGTTAATAAACCACTTGTTGAAGAATTTTCAAATCCTGAAACTCAGAATCTGGATGCCATGGACCAAGTTGGTCTAGATTCCTTACAGTTTGACTATCCTGGTAATCAGGTACCCATGGACTCTTCAGGAGCTACTGTAGGCCTTTTTGACTACAATTCTCAGCAGCAG ctctttcagaggactaatGCACTAACAGTTCAGCAGTTAACTGCAGCTCAACAGCAGCAATATGCATTAGCAGCAGCTCAGCAGCCACATATAG CTGGTGTGTTCTCAGCAGGCCTTGCTCCAGCTGCATTTGTGCCAAATCCATATATCATTAGTGCTGCTCCTCCAGGGACCGACCCGTATACtgcagcaggactggctgcagcaGCAACATTAGCAG GTCCAGCAGTAGTTCCACCTCAGTATTACGGTGTTCCATGGGGGGTGTATCCAGCCAATTTATTTCAGCAACAAGCTGCAGCTGCGGCAAACAGCACAGCCAATCAGCAAGCAGCATCACAAGCTCAGCCTGGACAGCAGCAG GTTCTTCGTCCTGGAGCAGGTCAGCGTCCTATTACTCCCAGCCAGGGCCAGCAAGGGCAGCAAGCAGAGTCACTTGCAGCAGCTGCGGCTGCAAACCCAACTTTGGCTTTTGGTCAGGGTCTTGCTGCAGGCATGCCAG GCTATCAAGTACTAGCTCCAACTGCCTATTATGATCAGACTGGTGCCTTGGTGGTTGGCCCTGGAGCAAGAACTGGGCTTGGAGCTCCAGTACGATTAATGGCTCCAACACCTGTCTTAATTAGTTCAGCAGCAGCACAAGCTG cagcagcagcagcagctggaggaAATGCAAGTAGTCTGACAGGCAGCACAAATGGTCTGTTTCGGCCAATTGGCACTCAGccaccccagcagcagcagcagcagcagccgagCACTAACCTGCAGTCTAATTCATTTTATGGGAGCAGCTCTTTGACTAACAGCTCCCAGAGCAGCTCTTTATTTTCTCACGGACCTGGCCAACCTGGAAGTACATCTCTTGGCTTTGGAAGTGGTAGCTCTTTGGGAGCTGCTATAGGGTCAGCTCTCAGTGGATTTGGCTCATCAG GAGGACTGACAAATGGTAGTGGTCGGTATATCTCTGCAGCACCTGGAGCAGAAGCAAAATACCGAAGTGCTTCCAGCACTTCGAGTCTGTTTAGCTCCAGCAGCcagctctttcctccttctcGGCTCCGATATAATAGATCTGATATCATGCCCTCTGGCCGAAGTAGGCTATTAGAAGATTTCAGGAACAACCGCTTCCCCAACCTTCAGCTCAGAGACTTGATTGGACATATAGTTGAGTTTTCTCAAGACCAGCATGGCTCCAG ATTCATACAGCAAAAGCTAGAGAGAGCTACTCCAGCTGAGCGACAGATGGTATTTAATGAAATTCTACAGGCAGCCTATCAGTTAATGACTGATGTTTTTGGAAACTATGTTATACAGAAGTTTTTTGAG TTTGGAAGTTTGGATCAGAAATTAGCCCTGGCTACACGTATTCGTGGTCATGTCCTACCGTTAGCCTTGCAGATGTATGGCTGCCGTGTTATTCAAAAAGCATTAGAGTCTATTTCTTCTGATCAGCAGGTAATT AGTGAAATGGTCAAGGAGCTAGATGGTCATGTGCTCAAATGTGTGAAAGATCAAAATGGAAACCATGTTGTACAAAAATGCATTGAATGTGTTCAGCCACAATCACTGCAGTTCATCATTGATGCTTTCAAAGGACAA GTATTTGTGCTTTCAACCCATCCTTATGGCTGCAGAGTCATTCAGCGTATTCTAGAGCACTGCACTGCAGAGCAGACCTTACCCATCTTAGAAGAACTTCACCAACACACAGAACAGTTGGTACAG GATCAGTATGGCAATTATGTTATTCAGCATGTACTGGAACATGGTCGACCTGAAGACAAGAGCAAAATTGTTTCTGAAATCAGAGGAAAGGTCTTAGCCCTGAGTCAACATAAATTTGCCAG CAATGTAGTAGAAAAGTGTGTTACTCATGCTTCCCGTGCTGAGAGAGCTTTACTGATTGACGAAGTTTGCTGTCAGAATGATGGTCCTCACAGTGCCTTATACACCATGATGAAGGATCAGTACGCCAATTACGTGGTTCAGAAGATGATTGATATGGCTGAACCTGCTCAGAGGAAGATAATCATGCATAAG ATTCGACCCCACATTACTACTCTTCGCAAATATACATATGGGAAGCATATACTGGCCAAGTTGGAAAAATACTATTTGAAAAACAGCCCAGATCTAGGGCCTATTGGAGGACCACCAAATGGAATGCTGTAA
- the Pum2 gene encoding pumilio homolog 2 isoform X8, which yields MNHDFQALALESRGMGELLPTKKFWEPDDSTKDGQKGIFLGDDEWRETAWGTSHHSMSQPIMVQRRSGQSFHGNSEVNAILSPRSESGGLGVSMVEYVLSSSPADKLDSRFRKGTFGTRDAETDGPEKGDQKGKASPFEEDQNRDLKQDDEDSKINGRGLPNGMDADCKDFNRTPGSRQASPTEVVERLGPGTNPPEGLGPLPNPTVNKPLVEEFSNPETQNLDAMDQVGLDSLQFDYPGNQVPMDSSGATVGLFDYNSQQQLFQRTNALTVQQLTAAQQQQYALAAAQQPHIAGLAPAAFVPNPYIISAAPPGTDPYTAAGLAAAATLAGPAVVPPQYYGVPWGVYPANLFQQQAAAAANSTANQQAASQAQPGQQQVLRPGAGQRPITPSQGQQGQQAESLAAAAAANPTLAFGQGLAAGMPGYQVLAPTAYYDQTGALVVGPGARTGLGAPVRLMAPTPVLISSAAAQAAAAAAAGGNASSLTGSTNGLFRPIGTQPPQQQQQQQPSTNLQSNSFYGSSSLTNSSQSSSLFSHGPGQPGSTSLGFGSGSSLGAAIGSALSGFGSSGGLTNGSGRYISAAPGAEAKYRSASSTSSLFSSSSQLFPPSRLRYNRSDIMPSGRSRLLEDFRNNRFPNLQLRDLIGHIVEFSQDQHGSRFIQQKLERATPAERQMVFNEILQAAYQLMTDVFGNYVIQKFFEFGSLDQKLALATRIRGHVLPLALQMYGCRVIQKALESISSDQQSEMVKELDGHVLKCVKDQNGNHVVQKCIECVQPQSLQFIIDAFKGQVFVLSTHPYGCRVIQRILEHCTAEQTLPILEELHQHTEQLVQDQYGNYVIQHVLEHGRPEDKSKIVSEIRGKVLALSQHKFASNVVEKCVTHASRAERALLIDEVCCQNDGPHSALYTMMKDQYANYVVQKMIDMAEPAQRKIIMHKIRPHITTLRKYTYGKHILAKLEKYYLKNSPDLGPIGGPPNGML from the exons ATCATTCAATGTCCCAGCCTATTATGGTACAGAGAAGATCTGGACAGAGTTTTCATGGAAACAGTGAAGTAAATGCAATTCTTTCTCCGCGCTCAGAAAGTGGAGGCCTTGGTGTGAGCATGGTAGAATATGTATTAAGTTCCTCTCCTGCTGATAAATTGGATTCTCGATTTAGGAAGGGAACTTTT GGTACTAGAGATGCtgaaacagatggacctgagaAAGGAGATCAAAAAGGCAAGGCTTCTCCATTTGAGGAGGACCAAAACAGAGATCTTAAACAAGATGATGAGGACTCTAAAATAAATGGCAGAGGTTTGCCAAATGGAATGGATGCCGATTGCAAAGATTTTAA tCGTACTCCTGGAAGTCGTCAAGCCTCTCCAACTGAAGTAGTTGAGCGCCTTGGCCCCGGTACTAATCCCCCAGAAGGATTGGGTCCTCTTCCTAATCCGACAGTTAATAAACCACTTGTTGAAGAATTTTCAAATCCTGAAACTCAGAATCTGGATGCCATGGACCAAGTTGGTCTAGATTCCTTACAGTTTGACTATCCTGGTAATCAGGTACCCATGGACTCTTCAGGAGCTACTGTAGGCCTTTTTGACTACAATTCTCAGCAGCAG ctctttcagaggactaatGCACTAACAGTTCAGCAGTTAACTGCAGCTCAACAGCAGCAATATGCATTAGCAGCAGCTCAGCAGCCACATATAG CAGGCCTTGCTCCAGCTGCATTTGTGCCAAATCCATATATCATTAGTGCTGCTCCTCCAGGGACCGACCCGTATACtgcagcaggactggctgcagcaGCAACATTAGCAG GTCCAGCAGTAGTTCCACCTCAGTATTACGGTGTTCCATGGGGGGTGTATCCAGCCAATTTATTTCAGCAACAAGCTGCAGCTGCGGCAAACAGCACAGCCAATCAGCAAGCAGCATCACAAGCTCAGCCTGGACAGCAGCAG GTTCTTCGTCCTGGAGCAGGTCAGCGTCCTATTACTCCCAGCCAGGGCCAGCAAGGGCAGCAAGCAGAGTCACTTGCAGCAGCTGCGGCTGCAAACCCAACTTTGGCTTTTGGTCAGGGTCTTGCTGCAGGCATGCCAG GCTATCAAGTACTAGCTCCAACTGCCTATTATGATCAGACTGGTGCCTTGGTGGTTGGCCCTGGAGCAAGAACTGGGCTTGGAGCTCCAGTACGATTAATGGCTCCAACACCTGTCTTAATTAGTTCAGCAGCAGCACAAGCTG cagcagcagcagcagctggaggaAATGCAAGTAGTCTGACAGGCAGCACAAATGGTCTGTTTCGGCCAATTGGCACTCAGccaccccagcagcagcagcagcagcagccgagCACTAACCTGCAGTCTAATTCATTTTATGGGAGCAGCTCTTTGACTAACAGCTCCCAGAGCAGCTCTTTATTTTCTCACGGACCTGGCCAACCTGGAAGTACATCTCTTGGCTTTGGAAGTGGTAGCTCTTTGGGAGCTGCTATAGGGTCAGCTCTCAGTGGATTTGGCTCATCAG GAGGACTGACAAATGGTAGTGGTCGGTATATCTCTGCAGCACCTGGAGCAGAAGCAAAATACCGAAGTGCTTCCAGCACTTCGAGTCTGTTTAGCTCCAGCAGCcagctctttcctccttctcGGCTCCGATATAATAGATCTGATATCATGCCCTCTGGCCGAAGTAGGCTATTAGAAGATTTCAGGAACAACCGCTTCCCCAACCTTCAGCTCAGAGACTTGATTGGACATATAGTTGAGTTTTCTCAAGACCAGCATGGCTCCAG ATTCATACAGCAAAAGCTAGAGAGAGCTACTCCAGCTGAGCGACAGATGGTATTTAATGAAATTCTACAGGCAGCCTATCAGTTAATGACTGATGTTTTTGGAAACTATGTTATACAGAAGTTTTTTGAG TTTGGAAGTTTGGATCAGAAATTAGCCCTGGCTACACGTATTCGTGGTCATGTCCTACCGTTAGCCTTGCAGATGTATGGCTGCCGTGTTATTCAAAAAGCATTAGAGTCTATTTCTTCTGATCAGCAG AGTGAAATGGTCAAGGAGCTAGATGGTCATGTGCTCAAATGTGTGAAAGATCAAAATGGAAACCATGTTGTACAAAAATGCATTGAATGTGTTCAGCCACAATCACTGCAGTTCATCATTGATGCTTTCAAAGGACAA GTATTTGTGCTTTCAACCCATCCTTATGGCTGCAGAGTCATTCAGCGTATTCTAGAGCACTGCACTGCAGAGCAGACCTTACCCATCTTAGAAGAACTTCACCAACACACAGAACAGTTGGTACAG GATCAGTATGGCAATTATGTTATTCAGCATGTACTGGAACATGGTCGACCTGAAGACAAGAGCAAAATTGTTTCTGAAATCAGAGGAAAGGTCTTAGCCCTGAGTCAACATAAATTTGCCAG CAATGTAGTAGAAAAGTGTGTTACTCATGCTTCCCGTGCTGAGAGAGCTTTACTGATTGACGAAGTTTGCTGTCAGAATGATGGTCCTCACAGTGCCTTATACACCATGATGAAGGATCAGTACGCCAATTACGTGGTTCAGAAGATGATTGATATGGCTGAACCTGCTCAGAGGAAGATAATCATGCATAAG ATTCGACCCCACATTACTACTCTTCGCAAATATACATATGGGAAGCATATACTGGCCAAGTTGGAAAAATACTATTTGAAAAACAGCCCAGATCTAGGGCCTATTGGAGGACCACCAAATGGAATGCTGTAA
- the Pum2 gene encoding pumilio homolog 2 isoform X2, with protein sequence MNHDFQALALESRGMGELLPTKKFWEPDDSTKDGQKGIFLGDDEWRETAWGTSHHSMSQPIMVQRRSGQSFHGNSEVNAILSPRSESGGLGVSMVEYVLSSSPADKLDSRFRKGTFGTRDAETDGPEKGDQKGKASPFEEDQNRDLKQDDEDSKINGRGLPNGMDADCKDFNRTPGSRQASPTEVVERLGPGTNPPEGLGPLPNPTVNKPLVEEFSNPETQNLDAMDQVGLDSLQFDYPGNQVPMDSSGATVGLFDYNSQQQLFQRTNALTVQQLTAAQQQQYALAAAQQPHIAGVFSAGLAPAAFVPNPYIISAAPPGTDPYTAAGLAAAATLAGPAVVPPQYYGVPWGVYPANLFQQQAAAAANSTANQQAASQAQPGQQQVLRPGAGQRPITPSQGQQGQQAESLAAAAAANPTLAFGQGLAAGMPGYQVLAPTAYYDQTGALVVGPGARTGLGAPVRLMAPTPVLISSAAAQAAAAAAAGGNASSLTGSTNGLFRPIGTQPPQQQQQQQPSTNLQSNSFYGSSSLTNSSQSSSLFSHGPGQPGSTSLGFGSGSSLGAAIGSALSGFGSSVGSSASSSATRRESLSTSSDLYKRSSSSLAPIGQPFYNSLGFSSSPSPIGMPLPSQTPGHSLTPPPSLSSHGSSSSLHLGGLTNGSGRYISAAPGAEAKYRSASSTSSLFSSSSQLFPPSRLRYNRSDIMPSGRSRLLEDFRNNRFPNLQLRDLIGHIVEFSQDQHGSRFIQQKLERATPAERQMVFNEILQAAYQLMTDVFGNYVIQKFFEFGSLDQKLALATRIRGHVLPLALQMYGCRVIQKALESISSDQQSEMVKELDGHVLKCVKDQNGNHVVQKCIECVQPQSLQFIIDAFKGQVFVLSTHPYGCRVIQRILEHCTAEQTLPILEELHQHTEQLVQDQYGNYVIQHVLEHGRPEDKSKIVSEIRGKVLALSQHKFASNVVEKCVTHASRAERALLIDEVCCQNDGPHSALYTMMKDQYANYVVQKMIDMAEPAQRKIIMHKIRPHITTLRKYTYGKHILAKLEKYYLKNSPDLGPIGGPPNGML encoded by the exons ATCATTCAATGTCCCAGCCTATTATGGTACAGAGAAGATCTGGACAGAGTTTTCATGGAAACAGTGAAGTAAATGCAATTCTTTCTCCGCGCTCAGAAAGTGGAGGCCTTGGTGTGAGCATGGTAGAATATGTATTAAGTTCCTCTCCTGCTGATAAATTGGATTCTCGATTTAGGAAGGGAACTTTT GGTACTAGAGATGCtgaaacagatggacctgagaAAGGAGATCAAAAAGGCAAGGCTTCTCCATTTGAGGAGGACCAAAACAGAGATCTTAAACAAGATGATGAGGACTCTAAAATAAATGGCAGAGGTTTGCCAAATGGAATGGATGCCGATTGCAAAGATTTTAA tCGTACTCCTGGAAGTCGTCAAGCCTCTCCAACTGAAGTAGTTGAGCGCCTTGGCCCCGGTACTAATCCCCCAGAAGGATTGGGTCCTCTTCCTAATCCGACAGTTAATAAACCACTTGTTGAAGAATTTTCAAATCCTGAAACTCAGAATCTGGATGCCATGGACCAAGTTGGTCTAGATTCCTTACAGTTTGACTATCCTGGTAATCAGGTACCCATGGACTCTTCAGGAGCTACTGTAGGCCTTTTTGACTACAATTCTCAGCAGCAG ctctttcagaggactaatGCACTAACAGTTCAGCAGTTAACTGCAGCTCAACAGCAGCAATATGCATTAGCAGCAGCTCAGCAGCCACATATAG CTGGTGTGTTCTCAGCAGGCCTTGCTCCAGCTGCATTTGTGCCAAATCCATATATCATTAGTGCTGCTCCTCCAGGGACCGACCCGTATACtgcagcaggactggctgcagcaGCAACATTAGCAG GTCCAGCAGTAGTTCCACCTCAGTATTACGGTGTTCCATGGGGGGTGTATCCAGCCAATTTATTTCAGCAACAAGCTGCAGCTGCGGCAAACAGCACAGCCAATCAGCAAGCAGCATCACAAGCTCAGCCTGGACAGCAGCAG GTTCTTCGTCCTGGAGCAGGTCAGCGTCCTATTACTCCCAGCCAGGGCCAGCAAGGGCAGCAAGCAGAGTCACTTGCAGCAGCTGCGGCTGCAAACCCAACTTTGGCTTTTGGTCAGGGTCTTGCTGCAGGCATGCCAG GCTATCAAGTACTAGCTCCAACTGCCTATTATGATCAGACTGGTGCCTTGGTGGTTGGCCCTGGAGCAAGAACTGGGCTTGGAGCTCCAGTACGATTAATGGCTCCAACACCTGTCTTAATTAGTTCAGCAGCAGCACAAGCTG cagcagcagcagcagctggaggaAATGCAAGTAGTCTGACAGGCAGCACAAATGGTCTGTTTCGGCCAATTGGCACTCAGccaccccagcagcagcagcagcagcagccgagCACTAACCTGCAGTCTAATTCATTTTATGGGAGCAGCTCTTTGACTAACAGCTCCCAGAGCAGCTCTTTATTTTCTCACGGACCTGGCCAACCTGGAAGTACATCTCTTGGCTTTGGAAGTGGTAGCTCTTTGGGAGCTGCTATAGGGTCAGCTCTCAGTGGATTTGGCTCATCAG ttgGCAGTTCTGCAAGTAGTAGTGCCACAAGGAGAGAGTCTCTATCTACTAGCTCTGACTTGTACAAAAGATCTAGTAGCAGCCTAGCACCCATAGGGCAACCATTTTACAATAGTCTGGGATTttcctcctctccaagtccaatagGCATGCCTCTGCCAAGCCAAACTCCAGGACATTCACTTACGCCACCGCCATCACTTTCATCACATGGATCCTCATCCAGTTTGcatttag GAGGACTGACAAATGGTAGTGGTCGGTATATCTCTGCAGCACCTGGAGCAGAAGCAAAATACCGAAGTGCTTCCAGCACTTCGAGTCTGTTTAGCTCCAGCAGCcagctctttcctccttctcGGCTCCGATATAATAGATCTGATATCATGCCCTCTGGCCGAAGTAGGCTATTAGAAGATTTCAGGAACAACCGCTTCCCCAACCTTCAGCTCAGAGACTTGATTGGACATATAGTTGAGTTTTCTCAAGACCAGCATGGCTCCAG ATTCATACAGCAAAAGCTAGAGAGAGCTACTCCAGCTGAGCGACAGATGGTATTTAATGAAATTCTACAGGCAGCCTATCAGTTAATGACTGATGTTTTTGGAAACTATGTTATACAGAAGTTTTTTGAG TTTGGAAGTTTGGATCAGAAATTAGCCCTGGCTACACGTATTCGTGGTCATGTCCTACCGTTAGCCTTGCAGATGTATGGCTGCCGTGTTATTCAAAAAGCATTAGAGTCTATTTCTTCTGATCAGCAG AGTGAAATGGTCAAGGAGCTAGATGGTCATGTGCTCAAATGTGTGAAAGATCAAAATGGAAACCATGTTGTACAAAAATGCATTGAATGTGTTCAGCCACAATCACTGCAGTTCATCATTGATGCTTTCAAAGGACAA GTATTTGTGCTTTCAACCCATCCTTATGGCTGCAGAGTCATTCAGCGTATTCTAGAGCACTGCACTGCAGAGCAGACCTTACCCATCTTAGAAGAACTTCACCAACACACAGAACAGTTGGTACAG GATCAGTATGGCAATTATGTTATTCAGCATGTACTGGAACATGGTCGACCTGAAGACAAGAGCAAAATTGTTTCTGAAATCAGAGGAAAGGTCTTAGCCCTGAGTCAACATAAATTTGCCAG CAATGTAGTAGAAAAGTGTGTTACTCATGCTTCCCGTGCTGAGAGAGCTTTACTGATTGACGAAGTTTGCTGTCAGAATGATGGTCCTCACAGTGCCTTATACACCATGATGAAGGATCAGTACGCCAATTACGTGGTTCAGAAGATGATTGATATGGCTGAACCTGCTCAGAGGAAGATAATCATGCATAAG ATTCGACCCCACATTACTACTCTTCGCAAATATACATATGGGAAGCATATACTGGCCAAGTTGGAAAAATACTATTTGAAAAACAGCCCAGATCTAGGGCCTATTGGAGGACCACCAAATGGAATGCTGTAA